The sequence CTACAAGATGCTAGCAGAATTCAATGGCTGATTGCCTTCATCGCGCTGGTAATGACTGCTCAAGTACTGCTGGTATTGAAGAAGAAGCAGGTTGAGAAAGTCCAAGCTGCAGAAATGAATTTCTAAATTCTTTGCTAAATCATCTATTTTCAGACAGGCTTATTTTGCCTGTCTTTTTTATTTGTTACTGAATTTTTTTTAGCTAGTTTGTGATTATTCTAATTTCTCATCAGTACAAAATCATTGCTGAGTATCTGAGCGTGAAAAAATCACAGTGTTTATACGTGGTTATGAATTGAGATAACTGCTTCATCTTTACCATCAAAAGATAATTTCACGGTGCGTCAAGATAAATAATTGACTAAACTCATTTACCTAAGTAAGTAATGACTAATCTGCTCAGAATCACTAAACTGTAGTCTCAAAGAGAGATTGCAGACCGTCAAAGAGCCTAAGAAAGTGACACTTCTCTGTTTTTGTACTCAGTTAGAGTTCAGTTTATTGAATTAAACCGTAGTAGCCAACTACGGTTTTTTGTTTTTAGAACTGACGCAACAGACTTCACCACCCGTGCTGACAAGGAACAATCAAGCGGGTCTTCCCCTCGTCAGCGCAGTAACTTATAAAGGACGGTAAACTCGATAGTTGATGTTGGGGAAAATATTATCCATCAATTCCACTTTTTCGAGCCAACCACTATCGACCTTGCCGATTTTAACGTCTTCATACAGCTTATTGAAGCGCATTAAGTGCGATCGCGTCCTTCTAACTGCATAGGGAACCATTGTTCCTGTCCGCATAATAAACGCCCAGTCGGAAGATTGCGCTAGTAGCAGTTCTCTAGCAGCTTGGTTGAGCGCTTTCCACTGCAAATCATCTTCAGGTTCCAAGTGGGAAATTTCAATCATCCGTTCAGCAGCTTTGTGCAAATGTGGATAAATCCAAGCATTTGTTTCGTTTAACCAATATTCATGGAACCCTTTGAAACCCCAACTCGATTGTGAGGGACGACAAACTTGCTGATTTGGATGCGCTCTCAAGTAATCTGCTAAGTGAGTCATCGCATAAGTTCCTTGGTCATACCAGGACTTGCGGAAGAGGTAATCAATGAACCAAGGGCCCTCATACCACCAATGCCCGAATAACTCGGCATCATAGGGTGAGACAATAATCGGTGGACGCTGCATAATTCCATGCAGATGCTCTGCTTGTCGTTCCCGATTATACATAAAATTAGCAGCGTGTTCAGCGGCTTTTTCCTTTGCCCAATAAGGGTCATACAGTGCTTTATCAGAAAGACCTAAGCCGCGCCCTGTAATTTTATGATACTTAATCCCTGTATTTTTACGCTGACCATTTGGCATGATGTATGGCTTAATATACTCATATTCAGCCTCCCAGCCCAAATCTTTATAAAACTCGCGGTATTCTGCAGCACCAGGATAGCCCACCTCCGAAGACCATACCTGTTGAGAAGATTCATGATCTCGACCGAAAGCTGCGACACCAGTTTCTGTAAAAATTGGCGAATAAGTGCCAAATCGCGGACGGGGACGAGCATAAAGAATACCATGTCCGTCAGTCAGGAAGTAGCGCAAGCCAGCATCAGCCAACATCCGCTCTACGCCTTCATAATAAGCGCACTCAGGCAACCAAATTCCTCTAGGAGCTTGACCAAAGGTTTCTTGATAGTGTTCACAGGCTACTTGAATTTGTGCCCACACTGCTTGTGGATACATTTTCATCAATGGTAGATAGCCGTGAGTCGCGCCACAAGTAATAA is a genomic window of Fortiea contorta PCC 7126 containing:
- a CDS encoding glycoside hydrolase family 57 protein; amino-acid sequence: MAIGYVALVLHAHLPFVRHPESDYVLEEEWLYEAITETYIPLLKVFAGLKRDGVDFKITMSMTPPLVSMLRDPLLQERYDAHLAQLEELIELEAERNVHNGHIRYLAEHYATEFNEARQIWEHYKGDLVTAFKQYQDTNNLEIITCGATHGYLPLMKMYPQAVWAQIQVACEHYQETFGQAPRGIWLPECAYYEGVERMLADAGLRYFLTDGHGILYARPRPRFGTYSPIFTETGVAAFGRDHESSQQVWSSEVGYPGAAEYREFYKDLGWEAEYEYIKPYIMPNGQRKNTGIKYHKITGRGLGLSDKALYDPYWAKEKAAEHAANFMYNRERQAEHLHGIMQRPPIIVSPYDAELFGHWWYEGPWFIDYLFRKSWYDQGTYAMTHLADYLRAHPNQQVCRPSQSSWGFKGFHEYWLNETNAWIYPHLHKAAERMIEISHLEPEDDLQWKALNQAARELLLAQSSDWAFIMRTGTMVPYAVRRTRSHLMRFNKLYEDVKIGKVDSGWLEKVELMDNIFPNINYRVYRPL